A region of Streptomyces halobius DNA encodes the following proteins:
- the hppD gene encoding 4-hydroxyphenylpyruvate dioxygenase encodes MADTTMHTNPSTPGTARQADPFPVKGMDAVVFAVGNAKQAAHYYSTAFGMKRVAYAGPENGSRETASYVLESGGARFVFTSVIKPMTDWGRFLADHVATHGDGVIDLAIEVPDARAAYAYAVEHGATGLTEPYDTKDEYGTVVRAAIATYGRTRHTLVERSGYDGPYLPGFAPVAPVVEPPEKRFFQAVDHCVGNVELGKMNEWVAFYNKVMGFTNMKEFVGDDIATEYSALMSKVVADGTKKVKFPINEPAIAKKKSQIDEYLEFYGGPGVQHIALATNDIVATVRQMRAAGVEFLNVPDTYYDTLGEWVGDTRVPLDELRELKILADRDEDGYLLQIFTKPVQDRPTVFFEMIERHGSLGFGKGNFKALFEAIEREQERRGNL; translated from the coding sequence ATGGCAGACACCACGATGCACACCAATCCCAGCACCCCCGGTACGGCCCGGCAGGCGGACCCCTTCCCGGTCAAGGGGATGGACGCGGTCGTCTTCGCCGTCGGCAACGCCAAGCAGGCCGCGCACTACTACTCCACCGCCTTCGGTATGAAGCGCGTCGCCTACGCCGGACCGGAGAACGGCAGCCGTGAGACCGCGAGTTATGTACTCGAATCCGGCGGCGCCCGGTTCGTGTTCACCTCCGTCATCAAGCCCATGACGGACTGGGGCCGCTTCCTGGCCGACCATGTCGCCACGCACGGCGACGGCGTCATCGACCTCGCCATCGAGGTCCCCGACGCCCGCGCCGCGTACGCGTACGCCGTCGAGCACGGCGCGACCGGCCTCACCGAGCCCTACGACACCAAGGACGAGTACGGCACCGTCGTCCGGGCCGCCATCGCCACCTACGGCCGGACCCGGCACACGCTCGTCGAGCGCTCCGGCTACGACGGCCCGTACCTGCCCGGCTTCGCACCCGTCGCACCCGTCGTCGAGCCCCCGGAGAAGCGGTTCTTCCAGGCCGTCGACCACTGCGTCGGCAATGTCGAGCTGGGCAAGATGAACGAGTGGGTGGCCTTCTACAACAAGGTCATGGGCTTCACCAACATGAAGGAGTTCGTCGGCGACGACATCGCCACCGAGTACTCCGCCCTGATGTCCAAGGTCGTCGCGGACGGAACCAAGAAGGTGAAGTTCCCGATCAACGAACCGGCCATCGCCAAGAAGAAGTCGCAGATCGACGAATATCTGGAGTTCTACGGCGGCCCCGGCGTGCAGCACATCGCCCTCGCCACCAACGACATCGTGGCGACGGTCCGTCAGATGCGCGCTGCGGGCGTCGAGTTCCTCAACGTACCGGATACCTATTACGACACCCTCGGCGAGTGGGTCGGCGACACCCGCGTCCCCCTCGACGAACTGCGCGAACTGAAGATCCTCGCCGACCGCGACGAGGACGGCTATCTGCTGCAGATCTTCACCAAGCCGGTCCAGGACCGCCCGACCGTCTTCTTCGAGATGATCGAGCGGCATGGCTCCCTGGGCTTCGGCAAGGGCAACTTCAAGGCGCTGTTCGAGGCGATCGAGCGGGAACAGGAGCGGCGCGGGAATCTCTGA